The Pontibacter korlensis sequence CAATGTGGTAGTGATAGGGCCTTCACTGGCGTAAGCCATCACGTTAAAATGTGTACCCAACACCTCTACTGTCGCTGTGCCTACATCTACCTTGAATGTTTTCTGCTTATGCTTTGAGACCTCGAAATACCCTTCCCCTGTTAATTCAACAACCCGATGGTTTCCTACAAATGCCGACGGGAAATGGAGTGAGGAAGCAGAATTCAGCCAAACCTTAGTCCCATCTGGTAGCACCACTTGATACTGTCCACCTACAGGTGTTGAGATTGTGTTAAAAAAGACCTCATTGCTATTATTGTCAGCAAGCTCAAAAATCACCTGTCCGTCCTGTTTAGATACCTTTACCCCATTTTTCTCCCGGACTACACCGTTGTTCATCTCATCCAACATAAAGACAGAGCCATCACTAAGTGTGAGCTTTGCTCTATCCTCCCCTGGTAGTATTGCTTCAGTTTTATGCTCTGAAACTGCGACAGCAGCACTGTCAAGGCTGCCAGTTTTCTTGATCTGAAACTGGTAAACAGCCAGTACTGTAGCTAGAAGCAGAGCAATAGCCGCAGCGTACTTCCATGCTGTACTGTACCAACTGCTGCCTGTTTGGCTATGCGGCTCTACAGTCTGCAAGGCTATTCGCTGCCAAGCTTTATCTAAGTCCAGAGTTGAGAAGTAGCTGAGCTCTTCCTCCAGGGTTTGCTGATTTCTGAGCCTATCAAGGAAGCGTCTGTTTTCCTCATTTTCCTCAAGCCATTGTTGTAGCTCCTTCTCTTCCTCAGCGTTTAACTCCCCCTGCAGATGTCTTAGAATAAGGCCTGCTCTTTTGAATTGTGGTTGATGGTTCTCCATAGTGGCTGTGTCTGATGTGTAGACACCCATGAAGACAAAAAGGGTGAAAGGTTTTATGGAACATTGTTATGAAGCAGGCTGACACTCCGCGCTAAACAATCCACACTAACTTCTAAATCAACGCGTTAACACCTTTCCAGCAAACCTTTTTCATATTTGCTTAACTCAATCATAACAGTATCATAATCTCCATGTGGGAAGTAGCGGCGATTTTAGAAATAACTTTGAAGGGTTGAATAAGAGCAAATCCCTACGCCAAGTATGGAAGGGCAGGTTCTGTCAGATGTAATTCACCGTATGAGGCAAGGCTTTCATCCTGTACCAGGTAAAGGGGGGAAGCCTGCCAGAGCTGAAGCTGCATTAAAAACCGTGACTTGTGTGTGCCGCCTCAAACGCAAGCAAGGGGTGCTTCAGTCGCCATTTGATCAGGAATCACTATTTTACAAAGCAATACCATGATGATTGAGAATGAGGAGCCAGCTACGCTTTGTGTTGAATTGAGCCTAAAGCAGCTGTTTGACAGATACTATACCCGCCTAGTACACTTTTCAGCTCAAATAACAGGTTCCACACAAGCCGCTGAGGACGTTGTACAGGAAGCTTTCATCAAATACTGGAACCAACAGTCTGACGTTACTCCCCACCCATTGGCTGTTAAGAGCTACCTCTATACTGCCGTAAAGCACGCCAGCCTGAATTTTGTTCGGCACCAGAAGGTGAAAGCAGGCTATGCTGTAGACTTTGACGACACAGCTGTAGAAGATAGCCTTGAAAGTGCGATCATACATGCGGAGGTCCTCGCTGAGCTGCACCGTGCCCTGAGCACCTTGCCAGCTGTCTGCCAGCAGGTCTCCCGAATGTGTTACCTGAATGGAATGAAGAACCAAGAAGTTGCCCAGGAACTAGGCATCTCCGTCAATTCTGTCAAGACACACAAGCAACGGGCTCTGCAGCTCCTGCGACTACAGCTCCGCCCGGAGCTATTTGCCTTGGTGGTTTTCCTTAATTAGGCTTGACTGCAATAGTAGAAGCCTCCTTAGAGACCTTGCCATAAGTGCTCATTATAGTATAGCAAATTGTTCTTCTGTTAGCTACTTCCTTTACTTGTTGCCGTTGGCAACCTAAGGCTCTGACAACACTAGATACACAATCAACAAGGTTGCTGTATGTCAGCTGTTACGGATAGGTTACGCCTGCGTTATTTATTATTTATATCTAACTGGTGCTGTTTAATGGTCCAGGCAAGCACCTTACCTTGGCTATAAATAGTAAGTAATCTTGTTTGCTTGGTGAGTGCGCTTGCAGGCGCACTCTGTTTAACAACTTCCTGTATGCCGAGTTTTGTTAAAAGCGTTGGAATCTTAATAACCACATGCTCCGCTTTGATGCTGGCAGTCAGTCTGGCGGGTTTCTTTCTGGTGGATTTCCTGCCAATAAGAGCTGACAGCGTAGGAGAATCCCCCTTCTACCACCAGACCCTTCACCATGGGAAGCTCATCTCATTGCTGTTCACTGTTCTAAGCCTAAGCTCTCTGCTCACAGGGTTGTTCATAGCACGCTGTAAGAACTGGGCCAGGGTATTGGGGCGAGCTATCGCTTTGGTTTACCTAACTTACATCTGGCACCAGGCTTTATTTATTGCCGGCGGCACGGGAGTGGACATTGCACGTGGGTTGTTAGGGTCCATCCCTTTACTGCTACTCATCGGGTACTTAGGTAGGAAAGAGGTAAAAAATCACTTCGGGTTTTAAATAGGCCTACCTCTAGCAGTACGGCTTTGCTATGAAAACTCCTTTCCTGCATATACCCAATTGACTTCCTCCCAGGCTTAGAGGCACTCAGTAAAGGTTGCGTTCCAACGGCTGTCTGAACACCTAAGTCTATACTATGCTAAAACCTTCACAGGTTTCCCAGGGCCACTTGGCTCATAGCTGCCTTCAATATAAAAACCATCTGCTAGCCTCAACCTCATACTTACAAGTAGACCCTGGGCAGAGAGCCGGGGTCAAAGCAGTTACTCTAGCCTCTCTAAAGGTGCCCGCGCAGCCTTACACCCCACCCTTTCCTCTGTCTATCCCTAGGCTGCTTCTGTTATTGCTCCCATTTCCGCTAACTTCTTAACTCAAAGATAACCAGCTCATAACCTGCAAATAACAGCTCTATTTTATTTTTACACTCAAGCAAAGAAAGCCTTTGCCAGGAGGAGTTCTAACCAGATTCACATCAGACATGAGCAGGCAAAAGCTATTAATCCGCACCATTACAGAAAAGCTACTGGATATTTTCCTATTCAGGCTGTACTCCTTCTACTCCCCTTTTAAATTTAATAGGGAGAAACCTTAATGCAACACACCCAACCCTGCTGAATGGGACAAAAAAGAAAAGTAGAGGTAGCCGTCATTTCAGACGTGCACCTGGGAACCTACGGCTGCCATGCCAAAGAGCTGCTGGCTTACCTCAAAAGCATCCAGCCCGACACACTCATCCTTAACGGCGACATTATCGACATCTGGCAGTTCAGCAAGAGCTATTGGCCTGCCTCGCACATGCGGGTGATCAAGTATCTGATGGGCCTTATCGCCAAAGGCACCAAAGTCTACTACATCACAGGAAACCATGATGAGATGCTACGCAAGTTCACCGGGTTTCAGCTCGGCTCGTTTCAGGTGGTAAACAAACTGGTGCTGGAGCTTGACGGTAAGCGCGCCTGGATGTTTCACGGCGACGTGTTTGACGTGACCATGCAGCATTCTAAGTGGCTGGCAAAGCTGGGAAGCCAAGGCTACGACCTGTTAATCCTGCTCAACCGCCTGGTGAACTTCTTCTGCCTTAAGTTCAAACGCGAGAAGATACAACTGTCGCGCAACATCAAAAACCGGGTTAAAAGCGCTGTTAAGTTCATCAACAACTTTGAGAGGACTGCTGCTGACATTGCCATTTCCAGCGGTTACGATTACGTGGTCTGCGGCCATATCCACCAGCCGGAAATGCGCGACATTTCCAATCAGCAGGGTCGCGTTACCTACCTTAACTCCGGAGACTGGATTGAGAACCTGACGGCACTCGAGTTCGACCAGGGGGAATGGCGCTTGTACCGTTTCCGGGAGGACTTGAACGCGGTGGTCATGGATGAGGAAGAGGAGCATGTACCTACAAACCTACAGCTCTTCCAGCACATGATGGTAGAATTTAACCTCCGGTCTGCGTGAGAATTCTGTATGCTATCCAAGGCACCGGTAACGGCCACTTGACCCGGGCCATGGACATCATACCAGCCCTGCAACAACACGGTGAGGTGGAGATTCTGGTAAGCGGTTGCCAGGTAGACATTCCCCTACCCTATCCTGTCAGGTACCGCCTCAACGGCCTGGGTTTCATTTTTGGCAAGAGCGGGGGCATAGACTTCTACCGGACGTTTGCCAAGGCCCGCACACGCAGCTTCTACAGGGAGATGCGCCAGCTGCCCGTTAACGAGTATGACCTGGTGATTACAGATTTTGAGCCGGTATCGGCCTGGGCCTGTATGCTGGCCGGGAAGCATTGCGTGGGGCTGAGCAATCAGGTGGCGGTGCTCCATAAGCTGGTGCCCAAGCCCAAAGAGACAGACCACTTTGGGGCATTTATTCTCAGAAACTACGCGCCTACCACCACCCAATATGGGTTTCACTTCGCAAGGTTCGACGACACGGTTTTCACCCCAATTATCCGCAAGCAGGTTCGGGAGCTTACAGTATCTAACCAAGGACACTACACAGTGTACCTGCCGGCCCACGACGATCAAAAAATCATAAGCAGGCTTGGTCGCTTTGAAGGAGTTGAGTGGCAAGTGTTTTCCAAGCACAACCGGCAGCCTTTCCGGCACGGGAACGTGTCGGTGCAGCCTATCCAGAATGAGGCTTTCCTGGAGAGCATGGCCTCGTCTGCCGGCGTTTTGTGCGCGGCAGGGTTTGGCACTCCTTCCGAAGCACTGTACCTACAGAAAAAGCTCATGGTCGTACCCATGAAGAGTCAATACGAGCAACAATGCAATGCGGCTGCGCTACAGCATATGGGCGTTGCCATGATCAAAAGCCTCAAGAAAAAGCACCTCCCCATCATAGGGCAATGGCTTGAGGAAGGCCAGCCGGTGCACGTAAACTACCCTGATGAAACAGCCTCCCTTGTGCAGCGTATCGTGAGTGAAAATACCTGACTTATAACTCTAACGCAGCAGGCACTCTTCAGAGGCACTGCTGCTTTTCTATATGCCTGATACTTTAACAAACCCGGTAGCTGAAAAACCGGTATTAACACGTTCTTCATTCGGCCAGGATTTTCAATGGGGGGTTGCCACGGCAGCCTACCAGATTGAGGGGGCGCACAGCGCAGCAGGCAAAGGGAAATCCATCTGGGATGTTTTCTCTGCCAAGAGGGGCAAGGTCAGAAAGCGCCACAACGGCAACACCGCCTGCGACTTTTTCAACCGCTTTCCTGATGACCTGCAGCTCATGCAGGCCATGGGTATTCCCAACTTCCGCTTCTCGCTTTCCTGGTCACGCTTGCTCCCACAGGGTACCGGTGAAGTGAACCAGGCAGGCCTAGACTACTACGACCGTTTGATCGACCATTGCCTGGAACTGGGCATCACTCCCTGGGTTACGCTCTACCATTGGGACCTGCCCCAGGAGCTCGAAAGAAGAGGGGGCTGGACTAACCGTGATATTCTGGGTTGGTTTGAAGAATACACTGCCCTATGTGCCCACCGCTTTGGTGACCGTGTCAAGCACTGGATGGTGCTC is a genomic window containing:
- a CDS encoding RNA polymerase sigma-70 factor, encoding MMIENEEPATLCVELSLKQLFDRYYTRLVHFSAQITGSTQAAEDVVQEAFIKYWNQQSDVTPHPLAVKSYLYTAVKHASLNFVRHQKVKAGYAVDFDDTAVEDSLESAIIHAEVLAELHRALSTLPAVCQQVSRMCYLNGMKNQEVAQELGISVNSVKTHKQRALQLLRLQLRPELFALVVFLN
- a CDS encoding UDP-2,3-diacylglucosamine diphosphatase, which gives rise to MGQKRKVEVAVISDVHLGTYGCHAKELLAYLKSIQPDTLILNGDIIDIWQFSKSYWPASHMRVIKYLMGLIAKGTKVYYITGNHDEMLRKFTGFQLGSFQVVNKLVLELDGKRAWMFHGDVFDVTMQHSKWLAKLGSQGYDLLILLNRLVNFFCLKFKREKIQLSRNIKNRVKSAVKFINNFERTAADIAISSGYDYVVCGHIHQPEMRDISNQQGRVTYLNSGDWIENLTALEFDQGEWRLYRFREDLNAVVMDEEEEHVPTNLQLFQHMMVEFNLRSA
- a CDS encoding FecR domain-containing protein, coding for MENHQPQFKRAGLILRHLQGELNAEEEKELQQWLEENEENRRFLDRLRNQQTLEEELSYFSTLDLDKAWQRIALQTVEPHSQTGSSWYSTAWKYAAAIALLLATVLAVYQFQIKKTGSLDSAAVAVSEHKTEAILPGEDRAKLTLSDGSVFMLDEMNNGVVREKNGVKVSKQDGQVIFELADNNSNEVFFNTISTPVGGQYQVVLPDGTKVWLNSASSLHFPSAFVGNHRVVELTGEGYFEVSKHKQKTFKVDVGTATVEVLGTHFNVMAYASEGPITTTLLEGSVKVQSGSVSKMMRPGQQASIGKVIQLREVDVEEAVAWKNGLFYFNQADIATVMRQLERWYGIEAVYGGMPSSKHFSGIISRDTELDKVLKMLALTGSVEFKAEGRKIIVSTK
- a CDS encoding glycosyltransferase family protein; protein product: MRILYAIQGTGNGHLTRAMDIIPALQQHGEVEILVSGCQVDIPLPYPVRYRLNGLGFIFGKSGGIDFYRTFAKARTRSFYREMRQLPVNEYDLVITDFEPVSAWACMLAGKHCVGLSNQVAVLHKLVPKPKETDHFGAFILRNYAPTTTQYGFHFARFDDTVFTPIIRKQVRELTVSNQGHYTVYLPAHDDQKIISRLGRFEGVEWQVFSKHNRQPFRHGNVSVQPIQNEAFLESMASSAGVLCAAGFGTPSEALYLQKKLMVVPMKSQYEQQCNAAALQHMGVAMIKSLKKKHLPIIGQWLEEGQPVHVNYPDETASLVQRIVSENT